The following are from one region of the Marinitoga litoralis genome:
- a CDS encoding ABC transporter substrate-binding protein: protein MKKVLLAVFLVFALSVFSFQPVTLVDDLGRVVTFENEVERIVVAAPAISDFILKLGAKDKVVGVTDFDSYITDVEKIGNMFPLNVEKIVSLNPDVVLLTGGFQEGEVSKLEKFGIKAFVLNATTLNDVFRDLALVGVILDKEKTAMDYSQKLRARMLNIAKNTFSWNEKPRVIYLSAYGSVSQMWTCGTGSYLNEIIAYAGGINVTAPYTGNNGWFAVGPEFVIKENPDIILVPGYYPGDKGAYDLIMNAEQFKNVNAVKNGKVFIIDGNKASLPNTGLIELLGEINQLFSENK, encoded by the coding sequence ATGAAAAAAGTATTGTTAGCAGTATTTTTGGTATTTGCATTATCGGTATTTTCATTTCAACCTGTCACTTTGGTAGATGATTTAGGTAGAGTTGTTACTTTTGAAAACGAAGTAGAAAGAATTGTTGTAGCAGCACCAGCAATTTCAGATTTTATTCTAAAGTTGGGTGCAAAAGATAAGGTAGTTGGCGTAACTGATTTTGATTCATATATAACAGATGTAGAAAAAATAGGAAATATGTTTCCATTAAATGTAGAAAAAATAGTTTCTTTAAATCCTGATGTTGTATTATTAACTGGTGGATTTCAAGAAGGAGAAGTTTCTAAATTAGAAAAATTTGGTATAAAAGCTTTTGTATTAAATGCAACAACATTAAATGATGTATTTAGAGACTTAGCTTTAGTAGGTGTTATTTTAGACAAAGAAAAAACAGCTATGGATTATTCACAAAAATTAAGAGCTAGAATGTTAAATATAGCAAAAAATACATTTTCATGGAATGAAAAACCAAGAGTTATTTATTTATCAGCATATGGCAGTGTTTCACAAATGTGGACTTGTGGTACAGGTTCTTATTTAAATGAAATAATTGCATATGCTGGCGGAATTAATGTTACTGCTCCATATACAGGAAATAATGGATGGTTTGCAGTTGGTCCAGAATTTGTTATTAAAGAAAATCCTGATATTATATTAGTTCCAGGATATTACCCTGGAGATAAAGGGGCATATGATTTAATAATGAATGCTGAACAATTCAAAAACGTGAATGCTGTCAAAAATGGTAAAGTGTTTATTATTGATGGTAA
- a CDS encoding nucleotidyltransferase substrate binding protein — translation MNDIRWIQRFQNLKKAFQQLKNAVELAKTRELSILEKQGLIQSFEYTHELAWKTLKDFFNEKGIFNIYGSKDSTREAFKNGLIDNGDVWMQMILSRNLSSRTYDEKTAEEIVSQIINKYYSEFEILINKLEKLKEEFL, via the coding sequence ATGAATGACATTAGATGGATTCAAAGATTTCAAAATTTAAAAAAGGCTTTTCAACAATTAAAAAATGCTGTAGAATTAGCGAAAACAAGAGAATTATCAATTTTGGAAAAACAAGGATTAATTCAAAGTTTTGAATATACACACGAATTAGCTTGGAAAACCTTAAAGGATTTTTTTAATGAAAAGGGTATTTTTAATATATATGGTTCTAAAGATTCTACAAGAGAAGCATTTAAAAATGGGTTAATAGATAATGGAGATGTATGGATGCAAATGATTTTAAGCAGAAACTTGAGCAGTCGTACATATGATGAAAAAACTGCAGAAGAAATAGTTTCACAAATAATAAATAAATATTATAGTGAGTTTGAAATATTGATAAACAAATTAGAAAAATTAAAGGAAGAATTTTTATGA
- a CDS encoding nucleotidyltransferase domain-containing protein translates to MFGSRAKGNYKNGSDIDIALFGKYLDIQDIYNIHLLIEELFLPYTFDIVIFDNIKNEELKEHIKRVGKTIYKKNPQE, encoded by the coding sequence ATATTCGGATCCAGAGCAAAAGGGAATTATAAAAATGGGTCGGATATAGATATTGCACTTTTTGGTAAATATTTGGATATACAAGATATTTATAATATTCATTTATTAATTGAAGAATTATTTTTGCCGTATACATTTGATATTGTTATTTTTGATAATATAAAGAATGAGGAGTTAAAGGAACATATTAAAAGAGTTGGAAAAACTATATATAAAAAAAATCCCCAGGAATAA
- a CDS encoding LVIVD repeat-containing protein, whose translation MRSNVKYLLFMAMLLMIFTLTSCFKTVPVDLLNTDDLSVSLNTDYDFYSKQYASAMEVEFDSYIPQEAFIYDENSSVMLIRNFNNKTVVLFSKAQRNFTKGEKLFSIKRKYLNPQKNKLFSEAVLFDEKTNRIITKATEPYSDGISVSDNTRIKSGEDATVAVHAKGLTDVQAIEMDIIFPEIVSLNESSFSTINYIGPNSDKISIITTDIKDGIRISLVAIGDENINFEDNDIFEINLIGVGNEPMESGYIEIANAKVFYSDSTEGEEVNTYPGNVTVYNPQLLGDFSDENIQKDDKVDINDFLIFVKHYGSKQGESLYASQCDISSKTNPAIIAPVADWEDEKIYSIPSKDGEINIYDFIIFARNYNKRVPRKNSFPEFPQSPSVKPTADSSGWSVDSVDIEFPEADDEDNDPLTYTVYFGKNGEVLDNSKIIYTGGSTKTSVTNLERGQTYIWRVKVSDGNGGEDWLPSKDGTYKFSTQSLDTLFAAGGYEGVFVLDISDTNGPTVTNYVDTEGYVFDVAKFSKGSKDYIAVADGKDGVKVYEYTSSSSDLTNPSLTYYLGSDAVKIKYNANYLYVAAKNSGAFIMEFDDVNNELKKVSNISGIGEVYDIFVSDNTLYVASNNGLYTVDISDKFNPSNLGSLSLSGAKSLFVDGNYAYVAAGFNGIYKIDVSDPNNLSEVSNSSYYADSLYVKDDYLYVTSGVNGVLKLSKDTLSIVDTYNENIFRAVNVIIDGGTAYIANDRYGLIVLDTSNMEKLDEYDIGSFARDVDILNNQFIIIADSEKGIKVYDADTNLTSISDATLTKSLEIEGIARSVYTDDTISSTAVFVASGNKGFNIIEVDNNGNATKINTIPIFGEAYSMIATETTSSTLLYVASGSGGINIYKINDLDSPEFINNYSTDGIVVELSFIDSSTSGTTLVLAESDRVSVYDVDTSNATKLDSYEINDGNVTDVTVDGTTIYVAAGSKGLYVLGLDSDSNDATLTKLGSSRFDNAFILKVEKRASNVLELATYNEGIIMMNIGNPNSLGDADSRDVGSDNDGDGNYILSQYDTQGLAYSVKYSNNYSLVADGQNGLVILSDSSYNLELEKDYNWINFESFATN comes from the coding sequence ATGAGGAGTAATGTTAAATATTTATTGTTTATGGCAATGTTACTAATGATTTTTACTTTGACAAGTTGTTTTAAAACTGTTCCTGTTGATTTGTTGAACACAGATGATTTAAGTGTAAGCCTTAATACAGATTATGATTTTTATTCTAAACAATATGCTTCAGCTATGGAGGTTGAGTTTGACTCGTATATTCCACAAGAAGCCTTTATTTATGATGAAAATAGCTCTGTGATGCTGATTAGAAATTTTAACAATAAAACAGTGGTGCTGTTTTCTAAAGCTCAAAGAAATTTCACCAAAGGTGAGAAATTATTTTCTATTAAAAGAAAATATTTGAATCCTCAAAAAAACAAATTATTTTCGGAAGCGGTATTGTTTGATGAAAAAACGAATAGAATTATAACCAAAGCAACAGAACCATATTCAGATGGTATTTCGGTAAGTGATAATACAAGAATAAAATCTGGTGAAGATGCAACCGTGGCTGTTCATGCCAAAGGATTAACAGATGTCCAAGCTATTGAAATGGATATTATTTTTCCAGAGATAGTATCTTTAAATGAATCAAGTTTTTCTACAATAAATTACATAGGTCCTAATTCAGATAAAATTAGTATTATTACAACTGATATAAAGGACGGTATAAGAATATCTTTAGTTGCTATAGGAGATGAAAATATAAATTTTGAAGATAATGATATTTTTGAAATTAATTTAATAGGTGTTGGAAATGAACCAATGGAAAGTGGTTATATTGAAATTGCAAATGCCAAGGTGTTTTATTCTGATAGTACAGAAGGAGAAGAGGTTAATACTTATCCAGGAAACGTAACGGTATATAATCCTCAATTATTGGGTGATTTTAGTGATGAAAATATTCAAAAAGATGATAAAGTAGATATAAATGATTTTCTTATTTTTGTTAAACATTATGGTTCGAAACAAGGAGAATCATTATATGCTTCTCAATGTGATATTTCAAGCAAAACAAATCCAGCTATAATAGCTCCAGTAGCTGACTGGGAAGACGAAAAAATATACAGTATTCCATCAAAAGATGGAGAAATTAATATATATGATTTTATAATTTTTGCAAGAAATTATAACAAAAGAGTTCCAAGAAAGAATTCATTCCCAGAATTTCCACAATCTCCTTCGGTGAAACCAACAGCTGATAGTTCAGGATGGTCTGTTGATAGTGTTGATATAGAATTCCCAGAAGCTGATGATGAAGACAATGACCCATTAACTTATACAGTTTATTTTGGTAAAAATGGTGAGGTGTTAGACAATTCAAAAATTATATATACAGGTGGATCTACCAAAACTTCTGTAACAAATCTAGAAAGAGGTCAAACTTATATATGGAGAGTTAAAGTTAGTGATGGTAATGGTGGTGAAGATTGGCTACCTTCTAAAGATGGTACATATAAATTTTCAACGCAATCTTTAGACACTTTATTTGCAGCAGGAGGTTATGAGGGAGTTTTTGTTTTAGACATTTCAGATACCAACGGACCTACAGTAACTAATTATGTAGATACTGAAGGGTATGTTTTTGATGTTGCAAAGTTTTCAAAAGGTTCAAAAGATTATATTGCTGTAGCTGATGGTAAAGATGGTGTTAAAGTATATGAATATACTTCAAGTAGTTCTGATTTAACAAATCCATCATTAACTTATTACTTAGGATCAGATGCTGTAAAAATTAAATATAATGCTAATTATTTATATGTAGCTGCAAAAAATTCTGGAGCGTTTATTATGGAATTTGATGATGTTAACAATGAACTTAAGAAAGTTTCGAATATTAGTGGTATAGGCGAAGTATATGATATTTTCGTTTCTGATAATACTTTGTATGTTGCAAGTAATAATGGATTGTATACAGTAGATATCTCTGATAAATTCAATCCATCAAATCTTGGAAGTTTATCATTAAGTGGTGCTAAATCTCTATTTGTAGATGGTAATTATGCTTATGTTGCAGCTGGTTTTAATGGAATTTATAAGATTGATGTTTCAGATCCAAATAATTTATCAGAAGTTTCTAACTCATCATATTATGCAGATTCATTATATGTAAAAGACGATTATTTATATGTAACTAGTGGAGTAAATGGAGTATTGAAATTAAGTAAGGACACATTATCTATAGTTGATACATATAATGAAAATATTTTTAGAGCTGTTAATGTTATAATAGATGGAGGTACAGCTTATATTGCTAATGACAGATATGGATTAATTGTATTAGATACATCAAATATGGAAAAGTTAGATGAATATGATATAGGATCTTTTGCGAGAGATGTTGATATATTAAATAACCAATTTATTATTATTGCTGATTCCGAAAAAGGTATTAAAGTTTATGATGCAGATACCAATTTAACTTCTATTTCAGACGCTACCTTAACTAAATCTTTAGAAATAGAAGGTATAGCTAGAAGCGTATATACTGACGATACTATTTCATCAACAGCAGTATTTGTAGCATCAGGAAATAAAGGATTTAATATTATTGAAGTTGATAATAATGGTAATGCAACAAAAATAAATACAATTCCTATTTTTGGTGAAGCTTATTCAATGATAGCTACAGAAACTACATCTAGTACTTTATTATATGTAGCATCTGGTAGTGGAGGAATTAATATTTATAAAATTAACGATTTAGATTCTCCAGAATTTATCAACAACTATTCAACAGATGGTATTGTTGTAGAGTTAAGCTTTATTGATAGTTCAACAAGTGGAACCACATTAGTATTAGCTGAAAGTGATAGAGTTTCAGTATATGATGTTGATACATCAAATGCTACAAAATTGGATTCTTATGAAATAAATGATGGTAATGTAACAGATGTTACCGTAGATGGAACCACTATTTATGTTGCGGCAGGATCTAAGGGACTATATGTATTAGGTTTGGATTCTGATTCTAATGACGCAACACTAACAAAATTAGGTAGCAGTAGATTTGATAATGCATTTATATTAAAAGTTGAAAAAAGAGCTTCAAATGTTCTGGAATTAGCAACTTATAATGAAGGAATAATAATGATGAATATAGGAAATCCTAATTCTTTAGGAGATGCAGATTCCAGAGATGTGGGTTCTGATAATGATGGTGATGGTAATTATATATTATCTCAATATGATACACAAGGTCTTGCTTATAGTGTAAAATATAGCAATAATTATTCATTAGTAGCTGATGGTCAAAATGGATTAGTTATTTTAAGTGATAGTTCTTATAATTTAGAACTAGAAAAAGATTATAATTGGATTAATTTTGAAAGTTTTGCAACTAACTAA
- a CDS encoding fibronectin type III domain-containing protein, which yields MKNLYLSIFLILLFIFQSCIFKNQPPIIENMSPSDTTITSDTVNFNWIAKDPEGGVLYYNFFLNSNDNTIKKSLELASNSLKIEGLDDGDYEWIIQAFDTSGNKSEKKAYFKVAVPNNSPTKSFLIYPENNNNSVNPYNLTFKWNKSIDFDGDYVFYNLYLSDSTPLTTPIATNLNTTEYTIKKLELNTTYYWMVETYDSNGASEISNIWSFKTVDNTPPIVDFPKKEYVIKENETFELDLSNYISDMEDTYFEYQIITNNGAYIEGNKYVFKPKYDIVKHPNLERKIHEQILVSDTKGNSTGYLNLKIIDVNQYPNKPEVIYPLNNSIVPENIKLKWKCSDPDGDSLKYDIFLRDDSNDYTKIATDLTKTEFDLYLLKDTKYYLKIVAKDSYGGIIVNDEITFKTKKSENTLEWKIDIPNILDMFVYNQKLLVISENGVYRLNTNGSEDKFISLNNLIENSIIFENLLFVPDNSGNIYVIDLETFKTVNTLSVSGNIAGITASKDYKNNKYMYVALKNGNLIVYDIDTLEIFWENSYDILPSNPPLIIENGYIVLWDNNSLLWIKPKGKIFKKIEFNQSISSLISTDESSNIYFAIGKTVYSYNKDGAKNWELSLSENIENEILYDGEYLYASSKNKIFKIDINGNLVDSYGITNVFSKTLLISESKDIYGITSNGIFKNNSETNIDSFNNVKTCSLLNDSLLYFANDNTLYSISISERNILNDKWSKFGKNINNNRNLYIRNNTPPEKPLLTYPKNQSIEVPIKIKLTWECEDLQDDVLTYSIYLGEEDNLNLIATTNATSYEVNLENNKTYYWKVVVSDGELETESDMYKFNTIPSPSELKFKVKVEGATIYSPAISEDNIIYFSTSSGNIYAYDSYGLELWKYETNGFIKSPVVLNPLNQIIVGNDNGELYIINSDGTISNSITLDGSISKPVALSGYGEIYVITDNGNIYKLSAFGNILWKKQLNGAPTTNIIVDNDDNIYFGLNNHLYSLDTNGNEIFKISFNRIISTELSMDNNENIYFATEDNKIYSINKLGKIEFEKTMQENISKTILIAEDNSIVFGTQDGNLHQYYYLSDDIRSIELKDLPYSYILMDNVKYITTKNKFIVYNGSLKWNDEYRKIRYSPNIDNNGVVIFGTSDGYLYGVYGETPKLRDSPWPISLGDKKHTGNINKNITMPSNRPPLKPYNPYPQNNSEITLSNITLSWESSDPDGDTVYYDVYFGDKLTQELIAQKLTKKEYTISNLIEGTYYWYVKAYDDKGNISKSDLWVFTVKKISGENNPPLKPTLLEPANNSENIPINVNLKWSCSDPDGDTLTYDIYIEKEPILSIPKEINYTQTSYNIILEPGQTYYWKIVAKDGKGGEKSSDIYSFTTAEKVNNPPNKPQLLSPPNNATDIESDVTLVWNASDPDRDTLTYDVYLDKTQNFSSPYKSNISNTSLLVTGLELGTTYYWKVVAKDGKGGENTSNIYSFTVKDSIGPLTPKLYFKDVTVNSGEQGELIIHAQKLENVMAFVIEINYDNEKLQINEISGINLNGVLIPDINTEYIKIDLLNPGQVFNINDNDIIKIKFTAIGSPGITEVKFTSDTKFFDKDSKEIDIDISDIGIITIN from the coding sequence ATGAAAAATTTATATTTAAGTATATTCTTGATATTATTATTTATTTTTCAAAGTTGTATTTTCAAAAATCAACCACCTATTATAGAAAATATGAGTCCATCTGATACTACAATAACTTCAGATACTGTTAATTTTAACTGGATTGCAAAAGATCCAGAAGGTGGTGTATTATATTATAATTTTTTCTTAAATTCAAATGATAATACTATTAAAAAAAGCCTAGAACTTGCTTCTAATTCATTAAAAATTGAAGGCTTAGATGATGGAGATTATGAATGGATTATTCAAGCTTTTGATACCTCTGGAAATAAATCTGAAAAAAAAGCTTATTTTAAGGTGGCAGTCCCTAATAATTCTCCTACAAAATCGTTTTTGATTTATCCAGAAAACAATAATAATTCTGTAAATCCATATAATTTAACTTTTAAGTGGAATAAAAGTATAGATTTCGATGGAGATTATGTATTTTATAATCTTTATCTTTCTGATTCTACTCCTTTAACTACACCTATTGCTACTAATTTAAATACAACTGAATATACTATTAAAAAATTAGAGTTAAATACTACCTATTATTGGATGGTTGAAACATATGATTCTAATGGCGCATCTGAAATATCTAATATATGGTCTTTTAAAACAGTTGATAATACACCTCCTATAGTTGATTTCCCTAAAAAAGAATATGTTATAAAAGAAAATGAAACTTTTGAACTTGACTTAAGTAATTATATTTCAGATATGGAAGATACATATTTTGAATATCAAATAATTACAAATAATGGTGCATATATAGAAGGTAATAAATATGTATTTAAACCAAAATATGATATTGTAAAACATCCTAATTTAGAAAGAAAAATACATGAGCAAATACTTGTATCTGATACAAAAGGCAATTCTACAGGTTATTTAAATTTAAAAATAATAGATGTAAATCAATATCCAAATAAACCTGAGGTAATTTACCCTCTAAATAATTCTATTGTTCCTGAAAATATAAAATTGAAGTGGAAATGTTCGGACCCAGATGGCGATAGCTTAAAATATGATATATTTTTAAGAGATGATTCAAATGATTATACAAAAATAGCCACTGATTTAACTAAAACAGAATTCGATTTATATTTATTAAAAGACACAAAATATTATTTAAAAATAGTTGCAAAAGATAGTTATGGAGGAATTATAGTAAATGATGAAATAACATTTAAAACAAAAAAATCTGAAAACACTTTAGAATGGAAAATTGATATACCAAATATTTTAGATATGTTTGTATACAATCAAAAATTATTAGTTATTTCAGAAAATGGAGTTTATAGATTAAACACTAATGGAAGTGAAGATAAATTTATCTCTTTGAATAATTTAATAGAAAATTCAATAATCTTTGAAAATTTATTATTTGTTCCTGACAACTCTGGAAATATATATGTTATTGACTTAGAAACTTTTAAAACTGTTAATACACTGAGCGTTTCTGGAAATATAGCTGGAATTACAGCAAGTAAAGATTATAAAAATAATAAATATATGTATGTGGCATTAAAAAATGGAAATCTAATAGTATATGATATTGATACTTTAGAAATTTTCTGGGAAAATTCCTATGATATATTACCATCAAACCCTCCACTAATAATTGAAAATGGATATATTGTATTATGGGATAATAATTCATTATTGTGGATAAAACCTAAAGGTAAAATATTTAAAAAAATTGAATTTAATCAATCTATATCCTCTTTAATATCAACTGATGAGTCTAGTAATATATATTTTGCTATTGGAAAAACAGTTTACAGTTATAATAAAGATGGAGCGAAAAACTGGGAACTGTCTTTATCAGAAAATATTGAAAATGAAATATTATATGACGGGGAATATTTATATGCTTCATCAAAAAATAAAATATTTAAAATTGATATTAATGGTAATTTAGTTGATTCATATGGAATAACTAATGTTTTTTCTAAAACCTTATTAATTTCAGAATCAAAAGATATATATGGAATTACTTCAAATGGTATTTTTAAAAATAATTCTGAAACTAATATTGATTCTTTTAACAATGTAAAAACATGTAGCCTTTTAAATGATAGTCTTTTATACTTTGCAAATGATAATACATTATATTCAATATCTATAAGTGAAAGAAATATATTAAATGATAAATGGTCGAAATTTGGAAAAAATATTAATAATAATAGAAATTTATATATTAGAAATAATACACCTCCTGAAAAACCACTATTAACATACCCAAAAAACCAAAGCATTGAGGTCCCAATAAAAATAAAATTAACTTGGGAATGTGAAGATCTACAAGATGATGTTTTAACATATAGTATATATCTAGGTGAAGAGGATAATTTAAATTTAATTGCCACAACAAATGCTACTTCATATGAAGTAAATTTAGAAAATAATAAGACATATTATTGGAAGGTTGTTGTTAGTGATGGTGAATTAGAAACAGAAAGTGATATGTATAAATTTAACACAATACCTTCACCTTCAGAATTAAAGTTTAAGGTTAAGGTCGAAGGGGCTACAATTTATTCACCAGCAATTTCTGAGGATAATATTATATATTTTTCTACTAGTTCTGGAAATATATATGCATATGATTCATATGGGTTAGAATTATGGAAATATGAAACAAATGGTTTTATTAAATCTCCTGTTGTTTTAAATCCTTTAAATCAAATAATAGTTGGTAATGATAATGGAGAATTATATATTATTAATTCAGATGGTACGATATCAAATTCTATAACCCTTGATGGAAGTATATCAAAACCAGTTGCATTAAGCGGATATGGTGAAATATATGTAATAACAGATAATGGTAATATATACAAATTAAGTGCTTTTGGAAATATATTATGGAAAAAACAATTAAATGGCGCTCCTACAACTAATATTATAGTTGATAATGATGATAATATATATTTTGGATTAAATAATCATTTATATTCCTTAGATACAAATGGAAATGAAATATTTAAAATAAGCTTTAATAGAATAATTTCTACAGAACTTTCAATGGATAATAATGAAAATATATATTTTGCAACAGAAGATAATAAAATTTATTCTATTAATAAATTGGGTAAAATAGAATTTGAAAAAACTATGCAAGAAAATATTTCAAAAACTATACTTATTGCTGAAGATAATTCTATAGTTTTTGGAACTCAGGATGGTAATTTACACCAATATTATTATTTAAGTGATGATATAAGAAGTATAGAACTAAAAGATTTACCATATTCATATATTTTAATGGATAATGTAAAATATATAACTACTAAAAATAAATTTATAGTATATAACGGAAGCTTAAAATGGAATGATGAATATAGAAAAATTAGATACTCGCCTAATATTGACAATAATGGTGTAGTAATCTTTGGCACTTCTGATGGTTATCTATATGGAGTATATGGAGAAACCCCAAAATTAAGAGATTCTCCATGGCCTATTTCTCTAGGAGACAAAAAACATACTGGAAATATTAATAAAAATATTACAATGCCATCTAACAGACCACCATTAAAACCATATAATCCTTATCCTCAAAATAATAGTGAAATTACTTTAAGCAATATTACACTATCTTGGGAATCTTCAGATCCAGATGGAGATACTGTATACTATGATGTATATTTTGGAGATAAACTAACTCAAGAATTAATAGCTCAAAAACTTACAAAGAAAGAATATACTATATCTAATTTAATTGAAGGTACATACTATTGGTATGTTAAAGCATATGATGATAAAGGAAATATTTCAAAAAGCGATTTATGGGTATTCACAGTTAAGAAAATATCAGGCGAAAATAATCCACCTCTTAAACCTACACTTTTAGAGCCTGCAAATAATAGCGAAAATATACCAATAAATGTAAATTTAAAATGGTCTTGTTCAGATCCTGATGGAGATACACTAACATATGATATTTACATTGAAAAAGAACCTATATTATCAATTCCAAAAGAAATAAATTATACACAAACATCATATAATATAATATTAGAACCTGGGCAAACATATTATTGGAAAATAGTTGCTAAAGATGGAAAAGGTGGAGAAAAATCTAGTGATATATATTCATTTACAACAGCAGAAAAAGTCAATAATCCACCAAATAAACCACAATTATTATCACCACCAAATAATGCAACAGATATTGAGTCTGATGTTACACTTGTATGGAATGCATCAGATCCAGATAGGGATACACTAACCTATGATGTATATTTAGATAAAACTCAAAATTTCTCATCACCATATAAGTCAAATATTTCTAATACTTCATTATTAGTAACAGGTTTAGAATTAGGAACTACATATTATTGGAAAGTTGTGGCAAAGGATGGTAAAGGCGGAGAAAACACAAGCAATATTTATTCATTTACAGTAAAAGATTCGATAGGTCCATTAACTCCTAAGTTATACTTTAAGGATGTAACCGTAAACTCCGGAGAGCAAGGTGAATTAATTATTCATGCTCAAAAACTAGAAAATGTAATGGCTTTTGTTATTGAAATTAATTATGATAATGAAAAATTACAAATAAATGAAATATCTGGAATAAACTTAAATGGAGTGTTGATACCTGATATAAATACTGAATATATAAAAATTGACCTATTAAATCCTGGTCAAGTATTTAATATAAACGATAATGATATTATAAAAATTAAATTTACAGCAATTGGGTCTCCAGGAATTACAGAAGTTAAATTTACATCTGATACTAAATTTTTTGATAAAGATTCTAAAGAAATAGATATTGATATTTCAGATATTGGAATTATTACAATAAATTAA
- a CDS encoding M20 family metallo-hydrolase — protein sequence MDIINHVEKIKDEIIESLRKFVSINSVNPRAGGPGEKEVAEWLESYLNTLKFDEIKRYDAPDDAVEYGYRPNIVAMYNGTNPERTIWFITHMDKVPEGDLSLWDHDPFDPVVKDGKIFGRGSEDNGSSLIATLFGVKTMMDLNIRPKNNIGLVFVSDEETGSEYGIKYLLKQNIFSKDDWYYVPDSGNPEGSFIEIAEKSILWLKIETLGKQAHASTPNVARNAHRASIYFAKELDEFLHNKYNAIDNMFGRIPISTFEPTKKEHNVDNVNTIPGTDVLYFDCRVLPQYDLNEIILDVNKIKEKYEAKFGVKINIDIPQMEVAPEPTPKDHPMVLKLIESIESLRSVKTVVGGIGGGTCAAILRHEGLPAVVWGTMDHMAHQPNEYIKIEHLIEDTKVYADLISKL from the coding sequence ATGGATATCATTAATCATGTAGAAAAAATAAAAGATGAAATTATCGAATCTTTAAGAAAATTTGTTTCAATTAATTCTGTAAACCCAAGAGCTGGAGGGCCTGGCGAAAAAGAAGTAGCTGAATGGTTAGAATCATATTTAAACACTCTTAAATTTGATGAAATAAAAAGATATGATGCACCTGATGATGCTGTTGAATATGGTTATAGACCAAATATTGTTGCAATGTATAATGGAACAAATCCTGAAAGAACAATTTGGTTTATTACCCATATGGATAAAGTACCTGAAGGAGATTTATCATTATGGGATCATGATCCTTTTGATCCTGTTGTTAAAGATGGGAAAATATTTGGCAGGGGATCTGAAGATAACGGAAGTTCATTAATTGCTACATTATTCGGAGTAAAAACAATGATGGATTTAAATATTAGACCAAAAAATAATATTGGTTTAGTTTTTGTTTCAGATGAAGAAACAGGTAGTGAATATGGTATAAAATACCTATTAAAACAAAATATTTTTTCTAAAGATGATTGGTATTATGTTCCAGATTCAGGAAATCCAGAAGGTTCTTTTATTGAAATCGCTGAAAAATCAATATTATGGTTAAAAATTGAAACACTTGGAAAACAAGCACATGCTTCTACACCTAATGTTGCTAGAAATGCCCATAGGGCATCTATATACTTTGCAAAAGAATTAGATGAATTTTTACACAATAAATATAATGCAATTGATAATATGTTTGGAAGAATTCCTATCTCAACATTTGAACCAACAAAGAAAGAACATAATGTTGATAATGTTAATACTATCCCCGGTACTGATGTGTTATACTTTGATTGCAGAGTTTTGCCACAATATGATTTAAATGAAATAATATTAGATGTTAATAAAATCAAAGAAAAATATGAGGCTAAATTTGGAGTAAAAATAAATATTGATATTCCTCAAATGGAAGTTGCTCCAGAACCAACTCCAAAGGATCATCCCATGGTTTTAAAATTAATAGAAAGTATAGAGTCTTTAAGATCGGTTAAAACTGTTGTTGGTGGAATAGGTGGAGGAACGTGTGCTGCCATTTTGCGACATGAAGGGTTACCTGCTGTTGTATGGGGAACCATGGACCACATGGCACATCAACCTAACGAATATATTAAAATTGAACATTTAATCGAAGATACAAAAGTTTATGCAGATTTAATTAGTAAATTATAA